From Synergistes jonesii:
CGTAACCACCGATGCTGGGAGCAGCTTCAATAACGGTGACCTGTTCAGCGCCGGCTTGTAATAACTGATATGTAACGATAAGCCCCACATTGCCGCTGCCTACCATCAGCACACGTTTGCCTGGCAAGACTCGGTGCATATTCATCATGGTCTGGCAAGCGCCGGCGCCCATCACCCCCGGCAAAGTCCAGCCGGAGAAAGCCAAAGCGTTTTCCATGGCTCCCGTAGCGATAATCAGCTTTTTGAATCCCCACTGCTGCACTTTGCCGTCACTGGTAAATACGCCCAGTTTATTCTCACGGAAAACGCCCCAGACCACCGAATTAGTCATGATGCGCACCCCAAGGGACAGGGCTTCTTCTTCCAGCTTTTGCCCCAGCACAAAGCCGCGTACTCCGGCCTGATGCTCCGCGGAGCCGAAAAATTTATGTAATTGTTTGATTAACTGACCTCCGCAGCTCCTGTTCTCGTCGAATACCACTACAGAGCCGCAACCGTATTTGGCCGCCTCAACGGCGGCGCCAAGGCCGGCTGGGCCGGCGCCGATGATTATTACCTCTGCCTCACGCATAATTATCACCTCTGT
This genomic window contains:
- a CDS encoding NAD(P)/FAD-dependent oxidoreductase → MREAEVIIIGAGPAGLGAAVEAAKYGCGSVVVFDENRSCGGQLIKQLHKFFGSAEHQAGVRGFVLGQKLEEEALSLGVRIMTNSVVWGVFRENKLGVFTSDGKVQQWGFKKLIIATGAMENALAFSGWTLPGVMGAGACQTMMNMHRVLPGKRVLMVGSGNVGLIVTYQLLQAGAEQVTVIEAAPSIGGYGVHAAKIARAGVPILCSHTITEAIGPNGYVEKAVIQKLDEQWQPIPGTETELDVDMICLSVGLSPLVELARLAQCRMAYLPTLGGYVPIHDQNMRTSEPDVYVAGDLAGVEEASTALDEGRLAGVAVAEALGHPSADAAEAEKGAIRLRLRNLRSGSYGDKRQAGKENLMGRMSE